The following coding sequences are from one Ursus arctos isolate Adak ecotype North America unplaced genomic scaffold, UrsArc2.0 scaffold_23, whole genome shotgun sequence window:
- the SMIM38 gene encoding small integral membrane protein 38 — protein sequence MASWFGGSLGSDPLMVLLVIILLARFLLWSCLGTYIDFKLARRQPCKPKED from the coding sequence ATGGCCTCCTGGTTCGGGGGAAGCCTGGGCTCCGACCCGCTCATGGTCCTGCTGGTCATCATCCTGCTGGCGCGCTTCCTTCTGTGGTCCTGCCTGGGCACCTACATTGATTTTAAACTGGCCCGGCGGCAGCCCTGCAAACCCAAGGAGGACTAG